A window of Paenibacillus polygoni contains these coding sequences:
- the garR gene encoding 2-hydroxy-3-oxopropionate reductase — translation MTKKVGFIGLGIMGKPMALNLIKAGHTLTVNDLNQEAVQTLVKAGALTATTPKEVAENSEIIITMLPASKHVQSVVLGENGILAGAKEGSIIIDMSSITPAVTKALAEEAAQKGVGFLDAPVSGGEPKAIDGTLAIMVGGKESVFEATKSVLFDMGSAVTLVGDSGCGVTAKLANQIIVNLNIAAMSEALVLAAKAGIDIEKMYQAIRGGLAGSAVLDAKVPLILDRNFAPGGTIAINMKDITNVMDTAHEIGVPLPLSSHLLEIFHALKVDGKLMDDHGGIVQYYEKLANVEVGGSSNEHK, via the coding sequence ATGACAAAAAAAGTTGGATTTATCGGACTAGGTATTATGGGGAAACCAATGGCCTTAAACCTGATTAAAGCTGGACACACACTAACGGTAAATGATCTCAATCAAGAAGCGGTTCAAACATTAGTAAAAGCGGGTGCACTCACGGCAACTACACCAAAAGAAGTTGCGGAAAACAGTGAAATTATCATCACCATGCTTCCTGCTTCAAAACATGTACAATCTGTTGTACTCGGTGAGAACGGAATTTTAGCTGGAGCTAAAGAAGGTTCTATTATTATTGATATGAGTTCTATTACTCCTGCTGTTACCAAAGCACTTGCTGAAGAAGCAGCTCAAAAAGGCGTCGGTTTCTTAGATGCACCAGTCAGCGGCGGTGAACCTAAAGCGATTGATGGAACTTTAGCTATTATGGTTGGCGGTAAAGAAAGCGTATTCGAAGCAACAAAATCAGTTCTATTTGATATGGGTAGCGCTGTTACTCTCGTCGGAGACAGCGGATGCGGTGTTACTGCGAAACTTGCAAACCAGATTATTGTAAACCTTAACATTGCTGCGATGTCAGAAGCTCTCGTACTAGCTGCAAAAGCAGGGATTGATATTGAAAAAATGTACCAAGCCATCCGTGGCGGACTAGCAGGAAGTGCAGTCCTCGATGCTAAAGTTCCTTTAATATTGGATAGAAACTTTGCTCCAGGCGGCACGATTGCCATCAATATGAAAGATATTACGAATGTAATGGATACTGCGCATGAAATTGGCGTACCTCTTCCTCTATCCAGCCACCTTTTAGAAATCTTCCATGCCTTGAAAGTTGACGGCAAACTGATGGATGACCACGGCGGTATCGTACAGTACTACGAAAAACTCGCAAATGTCGAAGTTGGGGGTTCTAGCAATGAGCACAAATAA
- a CDS encoding DUF5412 domain-containing protein, whose product MLDNESFEIKKIRKKTFRMITIVGLACISILGYGVYWALFDTNRLPKGEYLTEVTSPDGAYTLKAYRINGGATTSYAIRGELVMNDKKGKSKTIYWNSREDNVAVKWIDSDTVHINGHTLNVPDEKFDFRTQ is encoded by the coding sequence ATGTTGGACAATGAATCGTTTGAAATAAAGAAGATCAGAAAAAAGACGTTTCGCATGATTACAATTGTTGGTTTAGCCTGTATCAGTATCTTAGGCTATGGTGTCTACTGGGCCTTGTTCGATACGAATCGATTACCAAAAGGAGAGTATCTTACAGAAGTGACCTCACCAGACGGTGCCTATACATTAAAAGCTTACCGTATAAATGGAGGAGCCACCACGTCCTATGCGATCCGAGGGGAGCTAGTCATGAACGATAAGAAAGGTAAGTCCAAAACGATCTATTGGAATTCCCGCGAAGATAACGTAGCTGTAAAGTGGATAGACAGTGACACGGTTCATATTAATGGGCATACTCTAAACGTGCCTGATGAGAAATTTGATTTTAGAACACAATAA
- a CDS encoding DUF5301 domain-containing protein translates to MKQKTFFMIVLFIIVSLVGVTIGVQYARSFTSFQNLVMKHISDTDEVTSLRISYSPREEEWIEVTDPNQIHEIVDDLADIRLMRTKDMPSFDSMIYRMEIVVNKSDHRFTIVYGADNYLFIQTSGKLKNHKSYSQGYRIISDYNPAEVLSISNNH, encoded by the coding sequence TTGAAACAGAAGACATTCTTTATGATTGTTCTCTTTATCATCGTAAGCCTTGTTGGAGTGACGATCGGGGTGCAATATGCACGTTCTTTTACCTCTTTCCAGAATCTCGTCATGAAACACATAAGCGATACAGATGAAGTGACATCCCTGCGAATTAGTTATTCACCACGGGAGGAAGAGTGGATTGAAGTTACCGATCCGAATCAAATTCATGAGATAGTGGATGATTTAGCTGACATTCGGCTGATGAGAACAAAAGATATGCCATCCTTCGATTCCATGATTTACAGGATGGAGATTGTGGTTAACAAGTCAGATCATAGATTTACTATTGTTTATGGAGCAGATAATTATCTATTTATTCAAACTAGTGGTAAGCTCAAAAATCACAAATCTTATTCTCAGGGTTATAGAATCATAAGTGATTATAATCCAGCTGAGGTATTGTCTATCAGTAATAATCATTAA
- a CDS encoding gluconate:H+ symporter, producing MPIISVTIGVVLLLVLMMVCKLNAFLSLIIVSLAVAMLEGMTPTEAIGSIESGLGGTLGHLTMIIIFGGILGKLMTDSGGAQRIATTMISAFGEKRTQLAAVFTAAIVGIALFFETGVVVLIPLVFTIAIAARVPVLYLGMPVIAALITMHGFVPPHPGPTAVANVFEANIGLTMILGIIIAVPAFILAGPVYTKLFKKDFLEIEIPKGLFNPKEFKEEELPKFGISLFTALLPVILIALQTVVELVAPNSAIAPITNFIGNANVALLISVIVAIFTFGLNLGKKMPEVMHSLSESVSGIGMILLIIAGGGAFKQVLVDSHIDQYISDLMSGSSLSPLLLTWLIAAILRIAVGSATVAGMTAAGIAAPLVAATGVSPELMVLAAGAGSVTFSHVNDAGFWIYKEYFNLSIGKTIKTWSVMVTIISLVGLAGVLIMDLFI from the coding sequence ATGCCGATTATATCTGTTACTATTGGGGTTGTACTATTATTAGTATTAATGATGGTATGTAAGTTAAACGCTTTCTTATCTCTAATTATTGTTTCTCTAGCGGTTGCCATGCTAGAAGGCATGACACCCACCGAGGCCATAGGATCGATTGAATCTGGGCTGGGAGGAACCCTTGGGCATCTCACCATGATTATTATCTTTGGGGGGATTCTTGGGAAGTTAATGACGGATTCAGGCGGTGCTCAGCGTATTGCGACAACGATGATTAGTGCTTTTGGAGAAAAGAGAACTCAGCTTGCGGCTGTCTTTACAGCTGCTATAGTTGGAATCGCTTTATTCTTTGAAACAGGCGTTGTAGTCTTAATTCCTTTAGTATTTACCATTGCTATTGCAGCTAGAGTTCCCGTGCTTTATCTGGGGATGCCTGTAATCGCTGCTCTAATTACGATGCATGGTTTTGTACCCCCGCACCCTGGTCCAACAGCCGTTGCCAATGTGTTTGAAGCTAATATCGGGCTTACCATGATTCTTGGAATCATCATTGCTGTTCCTGCCTTTATTCTTGCAGGCCCTGTGTATACTAAGTTATTCAAAAAAGATTTCTTAGAAATTGAAATTCCAAAAGGTCTATTTAATCCAAAAGAATTTAAAGAAGAAGAACTTCCTAAATTCGGAATCAGCCTATTCACTGCTCTATTACCCGTGATTTTAATCGCATTGCAAACGGTGGTTGAACTTGTTGCACCGAATTCAGCGATTGCACCGATCACTAATTTTATCGGTAACGCGAATGTAGCTCTATTAATCTCTGTTATTGTCGCGATTTTCACGTTCGGTTTAAATTTAGGTAAAAAAATGCCGGAAGTTATGCATTCTCTTAGTGAATCTGTAAGCGGTATCGGAATGATCCTCCTCATTATTGCAGGCGGCGGTGCGTTCAAGCAAGTGCTGGTTGACAGCCATATTGACCAGTATATATCCGATCTTATGTCGGGTTCGAGCCTCTCTCCACTGCTTCTTACCTGGCTGATCGCAGCTATCCTTAGAATTGCAGTAGGTTCTGCTACAGTAGCAGGTATGACAGCCGCTGGTATTGCCGCACCTCTTGTTGCTGCAACCGGCGTCAGCCCCGAGCTTATGGTACTTGCTGCTGGCGCAGGAAGTGTTACCTTCTCACACGTAAATGATGCAGGTTTCTGGATTTACAAAGAGTACTTTAACCTTAGTATCGGTAAAACCATTAAAACCTGGTCTGTCATGGTAACTATTATTTCGTTAGTCGGACTTGCTGGCGTCCTCATTATGGATCTATTTATTTAA
- a CDS encoding GntR family transcriptional regulator has protein sequence MKTEVKLVLEGNNSRPAYHQCYEILRDKILTGELSSGTKIVEEKLAAELGVSRTPIRDSIRKLENEGLIVKKKVVKPTEKDLRNIFSVRILLEGYSARCAAIFLKENEIDKLYQYVEVGRKGTKEEIMSANEDFHNDIVRASNNPLMIDIIDRMQAIIYLLRKTVVIYNRPHLIDEHEEIYEAIKIRDGEKAEELMKKHLENDLNFYLHVMSND, from the coding sequence ATGAAAACGGAGGTGAAGTTAGTGCTTGAAGGTAACAACTCACGACCGGCGTATCATCAATGTTACGAAATTCTCCGTGATAAAATATTAACCGGTGAGCTTTCTAGCGGTACGAAGATCGTTGAAGAAAAACTCGCTGCCGAACTTGGCGTCAGCAGAACCCCCATAAGAGACTCTATACGTAAATTAGAAAATGAAGGTCTTATTGTTAAGAAGAAAGTAGTAAAACCAACGGAGAAGGATTTGCGAAATATATTTAGTGTGAGAATCTTGCTGGAAGGATACTCAGCTCGGTGTGCGGCTATTTTCTTGAAAGAAAATGAAATTGATAAACTGTATCAATATGTGGAGGTTGGCAGAAAGGGTACAAAAGAAGAGATTATGTCTGCCAATGAAGATTTTCATAATGATATTGTGAGAGCAAGCAATAATCCGTTGATGATTGATATCATTGACCGGATGCAAGCTATCATTTATTTACTCCGAAAAACCGTGGTTATCTATAATCGGCCTCATCTGATTGATGAACATGAAGAAATATATGAGGCAATCAAGATAAGAGATGGAGAAAAAGCGGAAGAATTGATGAAAAAACACTTAGAAAATGACTTAAACTTTTATCTGCATGTCATGAGTAATGACTAA
- a CDS encoding class I SAM-dependent methyltransferase — translation MNHNVDILTKEHMTMANLEEYDHPDLYDAENEGFDSDFAFIEKWAALMGGTVIDLACGTGRTTIPLAERGYPMIGIDIHEGMLERARHKSAQEHSDIRFELQNCEELNLDVKSSLIFMVGNGFQHFLTNESQDKLLDSVCKHLKESGIFIFNTRFPNKEELLAPAEEEYWKTYKDEQGKEIDVYTKSDYDALTQVQDYEISRRLKREDGTVQSVYQSRIKLRYTYPMEMERTLARHGLKVIELYGDWEENPPADSKPELIYVCQKEKECM, via the coding sequence ATGAATCATAATGTAGATATCTTAACGAAAGAACATATGACAATGGCTAACCTAGAAGAGTACGATCATCCTGATCTATATGACGCGGAGAATGAAGGATTTGATAGTGATTTTGCTTTTATTGAGAAATGGGCAGCACTCATGGGAGGCACGGTTATAGACCTGGCTTGCGGAACCGGTCGAACAACGATCCCTTTAGCAGAGCGGGGATACCCTATGATTGGAATTGATATTCATGAAGGGATGCTTGAACGGGCTAGACATAAGTCTGCACAAGAGCATTCGGATATTCGCTTTGAACTGCAAAATTGTGAGGAACTGAACCTTGATGTGAAAAGTTCGCTTATCTTTATGGTAGGTAATGGTTTTCAGCATTTTCTAACGAACGAATCGCAAGATAAACTGCTTGATTCCGTATGTAAGCATCTTAAGGAAAGCGGTATATTTATATTCAACACGCGTTTCCCTAACAAAGAAGAGTTGCTTGCACCAGCAGAAGAGGAGTACTGGAAGACTTATAAAGACGAGCAGGGCAAAGAGATCGATGTATATACGAAAAGTGATTATGATGCGTTGACGCAAGTACAAGATTATGAAATATCTCGCAGGTTAAAACGAGAAGATGGAACAGTACAGTCTGTTTATCAAAGCAGAATTAAGCTTCGCTATACGTATCCGATGGAAATGGAAAGAACGCTGGCAAGACATGGGCTTAAGGTTATTGAATTGTATGGAGACTGGGAAGAGAATCCTCCCGCGGATTCGAAACCGGAACTCATATATGTCTGTCAGAAAGAAAAAGAATGTATGTAA
- a CDS encoding four-carbon acid sugar kinase family protein has protein sequence MSTNKRLVEEVFSKIPAFDTTIVNETIQNELSNFNKKIIVLDDDPTGVQTVHGISVYTDWSLDSIEKGFQEENSMFFILTNSRGFTAAETTKAHQEIAANIVEAAKKSNREFTIISRGDSTLRGHYPLETQVLKETVEANSDMKFDGEIILPFFKEGGRFTIDNIHYVQYDTELVPAGETEFAKDRTFGYTKSHLGEWAEEKSNGEYKAEHMTYISLDSLRAVDIETIEQQLLKVEDFNKVIVNAVDYSDVKVFTIALIRAMNKGKNFLFRSAAALTKVIGGVSDKALLSRDEIMSESTNHGGLVIIGSHVKKTTEQFEELKKSNDIEFIEFDVHLVLEPEKFEKELDRVVEETNKLILNGTNVAVYTRRERLDLGEGKQEEELKLSVKISDAVTSIVKRLEVRPSYIIAKGGITSSDIGTNGLEVKRATVAGQIRPGIPVWTTDNESKFPGISYVIFPGNVGTKTDLREVVEMLSNK, from the coding sequence ATGAGCACAAATAAAAGATTAGTGGAAGAAGTCTTCAGCAAAATCCCTGCTTTTGATACAACGATTGTGAATGAAACCATTCAAAATGAGTTATCCAATTTCAATAAAAAAATCATTGTTCTCGACGATGACCCAACAGGTGTTCAAACCGTACACGGTATTTCCGTTTATACGGATTGGTCTTTGGACAGTATCGAAAAAGGGTTTCAAGAAGAGAACTCCATGTTCTTTATCTTAACGAACTCACGTGGATTTACAGCAGCAGAAACAACAAAGGCGCATCAAGAAATTGCTGCTAATATCGTAGAAGCTGCGAAGAAAAGCAATCGCGAATTTACTATCATCAGCCGTGGTGATTCCACATTACGCGGACACTACCCACTGGAAACACAAGTGTTGAAAGAAACGGTGGAAGCAAATTCGGATATGAAATTTGACGGTGAGATCATCCTTCCTTTCTTTAAAGAAGGCGGCCGTTTTACCATTGATAATATTCACTATGTTCAATACGATACGGAGCTCGTTCCTGCCGGCGAAACTGAATTTGCGAAAGACCGCACCTTTGGTTATACCAAATCTCATTTAGGTGAGTGGGCTGAAGAAAAATCAAACGGTGAATATAAAGCTGAGCATATGACTTATATTTCGCTGGACAGCCTGCGCGCAGTGGATATCGAAACGATTGAACAGCAGCTGCTGAAAGTGGAAGATTTTAATAAAGTAATTGTGAATGCGGTCGACTATTCTGATGTAAAAGTCTTTACTATTGCCCTCATTCGAGCAATGAATAAAGGGAAGAACTTCCTGTTCAGAAGTGCTGCAGCACTTACCAAAGTTATCGGCGGAGTGAGTGATAAAGCGCTGCTCTCTCGCGATGAAATAATGAGTGAATCTACTAACCACGGCGGACTCGTGATTATCGGATCCCATGTTAAGAAAACGACGGAACAATTCGAGGAACTGAAAAAATCAAACGACATTGAGTTCATAGAATTTGATGTTCATCTTGTATTAGAACCAGAAAAATTCGAAAAAGAATTGGATCGAGTTGTTGAAGAAACCAATAAACTGATCCTAAATGGAACTAATGTTGCTGTATACACAAGAAGAGAACGTTTAGATCTTGGAGAAGGCAAACAAGAAGAAGAATTGAAGCTTTCTGTAAAAATTTCAGATGCGGTTACAAGTATCGTGAAACGGTTAGAAGTTAGACCTTCCTACATTATTGCTAAAGGCGGCATTACCTCAAGTGACATTGGAACAAACGGTCTTGAAGTAAAAAGAGCGACAGTAGCAGGTCAGATTCGTCCGGGAATTCCGGTCTGGACTACAGACAATGAAAGCAAATTCCCTGGAATCTCCTATGTTATCTTCCCTGGAAACGTAGGTACGAAAACGGATTTAAGAGAAGTTGTTGAAATGTTAAGCAATAAGTAA